The Triticum urartu cultivar G1812 chromosome 5, Tu2.1, whole genome shotgun sequence genome contains the following window.
CGCTGACTTTGTTTACCTCGACACATGTCGGAGACGGGCACGATGAGGTCCCGGTCGCCAACCCGCTTCCGATGTTGATGGTCAGCAGGGACACCACAGCGAGGAGGGAAACCTAGTGCCCAAGCTTGTGGGCGGACGGGTTGGGCGGCGGTAGTGGTGTGGCGCATCGGCGGGACTAGAAGGGGCGGCCGGGGCGCGGGGAGGTGGTGGTGCAGCGCATCGGCGGGACTAGGAGGGGCGGCGCATCACCGGGAGGTGGTGGCGGGGTGCGTCGGCGTGGGAGGAGACGGCGAGACTGCGGGAGGTGGTGGCGCGGCGCGTCGCCGGGAGGTAGGCGGCTGCACATCGGTGGGATGTGGTGGCGGGGCGCGTCGGCgagaaggggggggggcggcgcgtCGGTGGGAGGCAGGGGCGGCACATTGGCGAGGGAGGAGACGGCGCGTCTGCGGGAGGTGGTGGCGCGGCGCGTCGCCGGGAGGTGGGGGCGAGGCCCGTCAGCGGGAGGTGGATTATTCTGTTGCGGGTAACAAAATAGTCcagccatatatatatatatatatagagagagagtaCTATGTAGGAGTACTGAGTATGGGAAATACACTTTGGTTCCTAGTTGTATATACACCCTATATGGGTTTTTTCTAATAATTAAACAAAAATCAAAATAGTTCAGAAGTATTTTCAGAATAAACTTGACTTACTTTTGCACTAGTATATAAATTTTCACGAAAAAAAAACAATGTTGACTTTATAGAAAAAGACAAATTTTATTTGCTATTATAGGTCACTATTCACACTATTTTGACCAAAAAATTGTCTTTTTAAAAAGAAGTCAAATGGGGAATGTTTTTTGTGAAATTTTTCTCATAAGTACAATAGAAGGTCAAGTTTATTAAAAAAagtatttttagaattttttgacttTTTATTAAATTACTAAAAAAAATCTTATAGGCTGTAGATGTCCCCGTAGACCAAACATCCGCGCCCGAGTACGGGAAATACACTTTTTTTCGTGGCAGCCTGCACACTGAAAAAGACCTGTCTCCTCGTGGATCACACACAAAACACTTATCTGCATATTTTCCTTGCATGTGCCGAGGGGAATCAGGACCTATGTATCGCAAAGACACAAACACCCATCCGCATACCTTTCATGCTTGGATAGAGAAATGTGTTACAGCCAACCAGTTTTCATCACAAACTACACTGAGAGTGATGCATATATATGCTTGGTCACACATACACACCCAAGTAGTGCTAGTGCCAAGGCCAAAACGTTTCAATAATGGAGCTTACATTGACATTGCCCATGGCCATGGCCTTGGTCACCATCCTCATCGTACTCGTCCTCAGCTCCGTCTTCTCACGGCGCCGCCAGAGTGAGGCCCTGAACCTCCCGCCGGGACCGCGGGGCTGGCCAGTGCTCGGCAGCCTCGGCGCCCTCGCGGGCGCGCTCCCGCCGCACCGCGCTCTGGCTGCGCTCGCGGCGCGCCACGGCCCGCTCATGCACCTCCGTCTTGGTTCCTACCACGCCGTCGTCGCCTCCTCCGCCGATGCCGCCCGGCTCGTCCTCAAGACACACGACCTCGCCTTCGCCGACCGTCCGTGCACCGCTGCCGGCGAGCACGCCGCGTACGGGTACCTTGGTATCGTGCACACCCCGTATGGCGCATACTGGCGTATGGCGCGCAGGCTCTGCGCCACCGAGCTCTTCTCCCCGCGCCGCGTCGACTCGTACGAGTATATTCGGAAGCAGGAGCTCCGGGCGCTCGTGTGTGGCCTGTTCGAATGCCGCGGCCGTGCCGTTGCGGTCCGGCAGCACCTGGCGGACGCCACGCTGCGGAATGTCCTGCGCATGTCGATCGGGGAGAAGTGGTCGGGCTGCTACGGCAGCCCTGAGGGTGAGGAGTTCCGGCGAACGCTTGATGAAGCGTTCGCGGTGACCGGAGCGGTGAGCAACGTCGGCGAGTGGGTGCCATGGCTCGGGTGGCTCGACGTGCAGGGCTGCGTCCGGAGGATGAAGAGGTTGAGCAAGGTGTACGATCGGTTCCTCGAGAGGATTCTCGATGAGCACGACGAGGAGCGGCGCCAGGTGGCGATGGCTACCGGAACTGGCCACGGCGAGTCCGCTGCAGCGAGGGACTTGGTGGACGTGCTGCTgcagctcgccgaggaggaaggcGAGACGGCTGGGACGTCGTCAACAGAAGCAAGGCTCACGCGTGACGGCGTCAAGGCCTTTGTCCAGGACATCATCGCCGGTGGCACGGAGAGCTCTGCGGTGACCATGGAGTGGACCATGTCGGAGCTCTTGCGCCGGCCGGAtgccgcagccgccgccaccgAGGAGCTCGACCGCGTGGTGGGCCGCAGCCGGTGGGTCGAAGAAAGCGACCTGGCCCGCCTCCCCTACATCGACGCCGTGGTGAAGGAAACAATGCGGCTGCACCCGGTGGGCCCGCTTCTAGTCCCGCACATGGCTCGGGAGGACACACTGGTCACCGGCTACGACGTCCCCGCCGGCGCGCGCGTGCTGGTGAACGTGTGGGCCATTGCGCGAGACCCGGCGTCGTGGCCCGACCGGCCCGACGAGTTCCGGCCGGAGCGCTTCGCCGGGAGCGCCGTGGACGTTCGTGGGCAGCACTTCGAGCTGCTGCCGTTCGGTGCCGGGCGGCGGATATGCCCGGCGTACGGGCTGGCGATGAAGGTGATAGGCGCCGGCCTGGCCAACCTGCTGCAAGGATTCGCGTGGCGGCTGCCCGAGGGGGTCTCGCCGGAGGACCTGAGCATGGAGGAGCATGTCGGGCTGTCGACGCGCAGGAAGGTGCCACTCGTCGCCGTACCGGAGCCCAGGCTGCCGGCGCATCTCTACACCGCCATGACCTGATCAGAACCGTGCATGCAAAATCAATTTCCCGAACAGTTGGTTCAATCGACTGAATTAGCTCAACGCAGCTTGGTGGAGCTCTCTTCTCAGCCACACCATCTTTCCTTGTCTCTCATAGCATCTTCAACAGCCGTCCAATGCATGGTGCTTAAAAAAAAGAGTTTACAGCGCGCAAGTACTTTTTTTAGGTGTTAGAAGATGTTTGCTTCAACAAAGGCTGTAAAACATGTAGCGCGTGCGAGTCCAGCGGTCCTAATCAAACGGTCTCATCTGCAGCAGCCTAGAATTTGCAGCGCGCTCGACCGACACACTAAATATACTGCGCGCGATGCCTTTTTAATATGCGCGTTGCAGTAATTATAGCGCGCAGGCTTTTTATGCGGCTGTCGGAGATTTTAAATCAGGTCCGTGTATGATAAAAGCAGATTTTATACTGCGTGTCGCTTATATAGCGCTTGTGTTGAAGAACGCAAAGTAACTTTTACCGGCACCGGGAGCTACCGGTCACCCAATGGGGTTCAGCCACATGGTGTGTATCCCAGTATAGTTGCACGTATTTGACATCTTTTTCTAGCTTTTAAGTGTTGGCATTTCTCTTTTGTGGGTTCCTCCGTTGGCAGATAAAGATAGCATGCATTGTCATGTCCTTCTATTTTTCTTTCACACGGGTACAAGGTTATGACACATTCATTCTCTCCTCTCCCATCAACAAAACATCATTTTATGAGGTAATTGCACAAACCACCGCTTGTTGGGCCTAGTGCTGCATAAAACACCTACTATACAGGTCTGTTGCGAAGAACACGACATATTGGTGTAATACATTGCAAATAGGTTTAATCTAGTGTTTAGACGCATTAACATAATGTCAGATAGATAGGTCCCGCTTGTAAGGGCAATTTCAACCGGCCGATGCAAACAAACATgatttttgtttgttttttgttCGTTCGGGTCAGCCAAGCAGACGCTTGTCCGATTTTTGATTTAGAACGGTTAGTGCGCCCACCTTGACCGACACATTTGTCCACGTGGTGTTAAATAAATAAATAGGcacataaaatatttaaattTAAAACATAATTAAACATTAAAACCTCGCAAAGTCCACTTCAAAAATAATTAAACATAAAAAcataataaaaacaaaaaagcCTCCTAGCCGTCCTCGCCCATAGCCCTAAGTGTCATCCTCGTCGTTGGAGCGGGTGAGGTCGAGGAACTCCGGCGGCTGCGCCCATGGGAACAACGTCTGGTAGGCCGCCAGCTTGGCCTCCTCCGACAAGGCCGCCTGGCTCagggcgcctcctcctcctgctcccgccgctcctcctcctcctcctcctcgtgcAGCCAGCGCTGTCGGTGCTCCTCCTCCCCGCGCTCGCGTTGCATGCGGCGCTCCCCATCGGCCCGCTCCTCCTCTAGCACGGTGCCACTGCTCAAGTTAGGTCACTTGCTCCTCCTCCGACGCATCGAGCCACACCCGCGGTGTGCCGACCCTCCCGCACGACGCCCTGCCACCACATATGTCCCGGTGGCTACGGGCGGAGCCGCCGCGGGCGCATACGATGGCGGTGGTAGTGAAGGATAGACGCAATCACCGGCCGCGGAGAGCTAGAGCTCCTCCTCCGAACCAGGTGTGTGAGATTAGTCATTATTATTTTGTGATGACCACTACTTGGATGTAGTGGCCACATAGAAACTACTTGGATGCTAAAATCTAATGGCAACAATATCTACCATGTTTTTGGTGCTAGTGATCACATGCCGAACTTCTTTCATTCAACATTTTGTTCaaaatttaataatttcagaAAATGTGAAAAATTTGACATTACCATTTAGGGAAAGTTTTACCCCATTTAGACCAATGGTTTGCTAGAGTGTGGAAGTTTTAGTTAGCCCATACTATTTTTTATTCAAATTTTGACATTTTCAGTAAAATGTGAAACAATTCATGTAAATATTACATGTATTCAATATTAATTTGGGAAAGTTACGGCTCAATTGGACCACATGTTTGGGAAGACAATGACAGTCTAATATGTTGGCTGTTGTGGCCGGTTTTTATTGCCACATGTGCACTTACAAGCAAGACCTATCTATCTGGAATTATATCAATGTGTCTAAACACTAGATTAGACCTATTTGCAATGTATTACACCAATATGTGGTGTTCTTCGCAACAAACCTGTATAGTAGGTGTTTTGTGCAACACTAGCCTCAATAAGTGGTGGTTTGTGCAATTCCCTCTCATTTTATTCACCCCATGACAATTTTAATCATTCATATCTTTCAAGTTATAATTTTGTttttgaaataatttatatatttGAATTAGTAGCGCAAAGATCGGACCTTTAGAACAAGATCAATCTTGGATATATTTAAAACACGTTAAATTTTCAATGTTTCAATTAAGATATTTCACTCAATATATTTTGTGTGGAACTACTTATTTTAGTGTTCGATACTGATATTTGTGATCAGTGAAATACGTTTCAATTTTGTTGGAAATACACAATGAAATTTGTTTTTAAAATATATTTTGTAATGAGTGAAATCAGTTTTTGAAACGATTGAAATATAGGAGTATTTCAATCGAGTGAGCATAATGTGTTTTCTCATAATAGTGGAATGTATACTTTTTAAGTGAGTGTAACATGTTTTCTAAAAATGTGTGAAATGAGTGAAATCTATTTTTTAAAATGAGTGTAATGTGTTTTCTGAAACTAGTGAAATCAATATTTTTGTAATGAGTGATATCGGTTTTTGAAACAAGTAAAATATAGTATTTTAACTCAGTGAATGTAATGTGTTTTCTGGAACGAACGAAATAGGTTATTTGAAAAAGTGGAATATAACCAACATTTTATGTGAAACTGCATTTTTCAGTGTTTGAAATTGACATTTGTTATGAGTGAAATACGTTTCAATATATTTTGTAAATTTGCAGTGAAATTAGTTTTGCAAAATGAGCGTAATGTGTTTTCTGAAATTAGTGAAATTGTTTTTCTAAGCTGATAATTTTTAGAAATGAGCGAAACCAGTTTCCTGAAGTAAAAGGTTTTTTAATTGAGGACCAATATTTGAAATGAGTGAAATCTATTCTTCGTACATTTTACACATATTTTCGTGTGAAATACGTGTAACTTGTTATATTAATTTTTTTTACAATGTCGTTTCAGTTTTTCCAATTCCAATTTCATTTTTCACAATGATTGACGCTGATTATTTCAACTCCCAAAGAAATGATTTCAATTCTTCAAAAAATAAAGTTTCAATCCAATTAAAAAATACACTATCATATCTTACAAAATACTGAAATTTTGTATTTCAATAGAGTGGCATAaataatttttaattttttgcAATGTCATTTCAGCTATTCCGATTCCAATTTCGTATTTCAGAATGAGTGAACTGGTTATTTCAACTGTCAAAGAAATGATTTCGATTCTTCAAAAAGAGGATTTCAATCCTTTCAGAAGCATATTTCACTATCATATTTTAAAGAAGACTGAAACTTGCTATTTCAAAATAGTGAAATCATTCTATAAATGAGTGAATATGTATTTTTCAAATTAGTGAAATAATTTGTTTGGAATGAGTAAACTTTTGTTGACTGAAATGAGTGAAATCGTTTTTTAATGAGTAAAATCGGTTTTTTTAACTCGTTTGAAATATAGTCAAAATTGGTCTTGTTTTAAAGATCTCATTGTCAGGAACTCAAATATATAGAAATATGAAATAACCAGATTTTTGTTTTCAAGATATTGGTGAATTAATATCTCACAAGAAAATAAATGCTAGTTTCTCTATGGGTGAAGAGGACTATGAGTGTGCATGCAGTACTAGATATAAAAGTAGTGGGGACGTGATGATCATGTATTTGTCAGAAGGTGTCAGCTGTATATAGAAATGTATTGCACAAAGGAATCTTTCTGACTTTATACGTTGGATGCCACACATCTGAATGCCAGAATCAACGACGAATGCTTGACTGGTAGCTCCCGGCTCCGATAAAAAAAACTTTTTCGCTCTCAAGAACCCTTCGCCGCGACTAGCGAGTGATTGCCTAGGTCTTTTTCCTAGCACAGCACCTGAGTTGTTTGTTTCTAGTGTGTGGTGCGGATTTGTACGTACCATTACTCTCTTTCTATCTTTTTTTATAGTAATACACTCACTATTAAAAATCATCACGCAAAGATCGACATGACAAATCCCAAAAGACTGGTAATGTCTCTCAACTTGACACCAATGCTCGTCATTTGCCTCCGGCACCACCTCAGCAGTCACCGAAGAAAAGATAACGGATCACCTCCTCACCCGAGTTCGACGCGGCTCCATCGCTAATATGCAGCTTTACGGACCTTCAAGGTGGCTCAACAAAAATGAAGTCATTGTCGTTGAACGAATCAGACCGAGGTAACACCCCGGACACTCCATCGAactctagatctggcacccaccATGACTAAGACATCAAAAGAGGAAACCATACTTGTCATCCATCAACCATGGACCCATCACATGTTTCATCTTTCAGATGTCGTCGATGCAAACCATAATATGTATCCGCTCTTGGACTACCTCCCAAGCTTCGCGCAATCGGTGAAGCAAATGCCATCGCAACGGCGGAGCCCCAGGACACAGGTCCATCATGAGGATGACGTCGCCGCCACACCATCCTTACTTGAACAAACCAGTTTCCAAATCCGGCCCCAACCGTATATAGGACCGATTGCCTCGTTGGAGACACTAGTAGATACCTCGCGCGTTGCAGCGGGATTTCTTGTGTTATGTTGGTATGAGAAAGGAAGAATTAAAATGCACGCTGCAACTATTGACATATGCATGGACAGTATGCATGTAAATAATTGAATGGGCAAATAGGTCCGATGGTAGTAATAGTATTTTGGTGTAACTTAAAGCCTAAAATACTTGATTCATAAGGAAAACAGTAAGGTTTTGGATCCAATGACCGCGTCACATTACTTTGTAAACATGGGAAAATAAATTAATCATCAATAAATATGGCATGCAAGATATATGGGCAAGATGGAGATGTTGGGGAGTGTagtgtttcaaaaaaaaaattctacgatcacgcaagatctatctaggagattcatagcaacgagaggggagagtgtgtccacgtaccctcgtagaccgaaagcgaaagcgttaagtaacgtggttgatgtattcgaacgtcttcgcgatccaaccgatcaagtaccgaacgcacgacacctccgcgatatgcacacgttcagctcggtgacgtccctcgtactcttgatccagttgaggccgagggacagttttgtcagcacgacggcgtgatgacggtgatgatgaagttaccgacgcaagacttcgcctaagcactacaacgatatgaccgagctGAAAATCTGTGGaaggggcaccacacacggctaagacaactatcaacttgtgtgtcaatggggtgccccctcccccgtatataaaggaggggaggagggggccggccggcccttcatggtgcgccccaaggaggattcctactcctactaggagtaggtttcccccctttcctaatcctaataggaggaggaaggaagggggacaggagaggaaggaaagggagGCTGGCCCCCTTCCCATTTTGGATTGGGCTTGAGGGAGCGCGCCCccacctcttggccgcctcctctctctcccactaaagcccatgtaggcccatttaGCCCTCGGGGGGTTTCGGTTACACTctggtatatgcccgaactcattcaaaaccattccagtgtccaaacataacctttcaatatatcaatcttcatgtctcgactattttgagactcctcgttatgtccgtgatcacatccgggactccgaactatctttggtacatcaaaacacataaactcataataccgatcgtcattgaacgttaagcgtgcggaccctacgggttcaagaactatgtagacatgaccgagactcgtctccgatcaacaaccaatagcggaacctgaatgctcatattggttcctacatattctacaaagatctttatcggtcaaaccgcataacaacatacgttgttccctttgtcatcggtatgctacttgcccgagatttggtcatcggtatcatcatacctagttcaatctcgttatcggaaagtctctttactcgttccgtaatgcaacatcctacaactaacttattagtcacattgcttgcaaggattatagtgatgtgcattaccgagagggcccagagatacctctccgacaatgggagtgacaaatcctaatctcgatctatgccaactcaacaaacaccatcggagacacctgtagagcatctttataatcatccggttgcgttgtgacgtttgatagcacattaagtgttcctccggtatcaggagttgcataatctcatagtcgtaggaatatgtataagttatggagaaagcaatagcaataaaactaaacgatcatttatgctaagctaatggatgggtcatgtctgtaagtgcatctagtgccccttagtgatttggtgtattgaagacttataggttaagggactaatgagtttgtgagtgtacacatgtctataagtctatgaggagtttgatatttacaggaaaagtcgacccctaaaaatgaatatcttcgactgaagattttggtatttctgaagactttctgaagactttaaaagtgaagaaattggtgtgactatgaagacttggtattcttttgaggaacatgaagcgtgaagactttcgttttcatagttttgttttctccttcttgagtcataggaaacaccgtactgttaaagggggtcgaggaaatacgaaggaaaaatttccatgtgatgctcaactcaaaatcctacacctaccaatcccttcgagtgaagccattggaaatctcatatagttcagtcaatttcttcggtgagagagacgaagttcttctggtctctgaggaatttgtcctgactgaggagttaggaattcgccagtgcggattgcctacacggtgaggaacatgatagccctgaggattttgctactcaaaattccgaccgttgctgtgctatgcgccagctatcccaaaatatctatccacctaatggtcatatcattgaagggcatttatgtcttatcatgtcggactgctccctaggctataaatagccccccccctataaccactagctggttggctgctccgagagaaactgacacttatCATTtcagagcaacccatcctctgaggactttgagtgaaaatcatcaagtgaggaaaaaccggaaaaccaaaaacccaaacacctacaaatcacaagtgattgagcatcactgaagagattgatcctgagtggatccacgcttgttacctttgaagactgtgcttcttccagaaggttaggcgtcatggtct
Protein-coding sequences here:
- the LOC125507948 gene encoding trimethyltridecatetraene synthase-like, whose amino-acid sequence is MELTLTLPMAMALVTILIVLVLSSVFSRRRQSEALNLPPGPRGWPVLGSLGALAGALPPHRALAALAARHGPLMHLRLGSYHAVVASSADAARLVLKTHDLAFADRPCTAAGEHAAYGYLGIVHTPYGAYWRMARRLCATELFSPRRVDSYEYIRKQELRALVCGLFECRGRAVAVRQHLADATLRNVLRMSIGEKWSGCYGSPEGEEFRRTLDEAFAVTGAVSNVGEWVPWLGWLDVQGCVRRMKRLSKVYDRFLERILDEHDEERRQVAMATGTGHGESAAARDLVDVLLQLAEEEGETAGTSSTEARLTRDGVKAFVQDIIAGGTESSAVTMEWTMSELLRRPDAAAAATEELDRVVGRSRWVEESDLARLPYIDAVVKETMRLHPVGPLLVPHMAREDTLVTGYDVPAGARVLVNVWAIARDPASWPDRPDEFRPERFAGSAVDVRGQHFELLPFGAGRRICPAYGLAMKVIGAGLANLLQGFAWRLPEGVSPEDLSMEEHVGLSTRRKVPLVAVPEPRLPAHLYTAMT